In Chitinophagales bacterium, one DNA window encodes the following:
- a CDS encoding SRPBCC family protein encodes MEFILRKEILPLSKPPIAGRMVFLSGISRINNICHHPSWVYQYEEIQAAWCAECRSANMMISVTVNAIYECSLERAFKTPMLCDVSKVHTGFGIMPKVTHTSGDANWGKPGSSKKVYAAKSLTQKGGFVSVDTILERHENQYWKFRVDDFQSWMLGFNKFVGEWKTTPLAADKTAITYTYQLYAATPWLYPLNWLFTKFFWKAYMRQVLENVRKLTYSKAPYLYP; translated from the coding sequence ATGGAATTCATTTTGAGAAAGGAAATCCTTCCATTGTCAAAACCACCTATCGCAGGGCGAATGGTTTTTCTGTCAGGTATATCAAGGATAAATAACATTTGCCATCACCCGTCATGGGTCTATCAGTATGAAGAAATACAAGCTGCATGGTGTGCTGAATGCCGCAGTGCCAATATGATGATTAGTGTAACTGTTAACGCCATTTATGAATGCTCATTGGAAAGGGCCTTTAAAACACCTATGCTGTGTGATGTTTCCAAAGTGCATACAGGTTTTGGTATCATGCCTAAGGTAACGCATACATCAGGCGATGCGAATTGGGGAAAGCCGGGAAGCAGCAAAAAAGTTTACGCTGCAAAATCACTGACACAAAAAGGCGGATTCGTTTCAGTGGATACGATTTTGGAGAGACATGAAAATCAATATTGGAAATTCCGGGTGGATGACTTTCAATCTTGGATGTTAGGTTTTAATAAGTTTGTTGGTGAGTGGAAAACAACACCGCTGGCAGCGGATAAAACAGCGATTACATATACGTATCAATTATATGCCGCTACTCCGTGGCTCTACCCGTTGAACTGGCTGTTTACAAAGTTTTTTTGGAAGGCTTACATGAGACAGGTGCTGGAAAATGTAAGAAAGCTGACATATAGCAAAGCGCCTTATCTGTATCCATAA
- a CDS encoding tetratricopeptide repeat protein codes for MTSLIDYFEIASAYFSGLDYFCYMSSSKKSRSKKFPAQQTNIAAKKDAPPARSNRALLPVALILLLTVIVYAPSLNNKWTNWDDEGYVLKNEIVTGFDISRIMTEQVMGNYHPVTVLVQAIEYAFFQDDAQGFHVISLLLHLLNALLLFFLVQRLSKNDIAAFICSLLFAIHPAHVESVAWVSAQKDLLYTCFYFAALLCYIGYKNDRRKRLLYVLLLLFFLLSLLSKAQAVTLPVIMLLVDWYRKEKFTGKLLLEKLPLFVLSLLFGVMAIYAQRASDSIQDITLYTFPERLMFSAYAIVSYLYRLVWPVYLSAYYPYPEESNHAFPAMVYAAPVIVLLIALPVAWFRKQAGWLVFGLLFFLVNIFLVLQLLPVGGAITADRYTYLSFTGLFFAIAMFTSLTWQQQLRHTAVIRWPLMICVSGWMLFLAYTCSTRTAVWYSSEQLWTDVIAKFPRVPIAYNDLGSYYQKKNQLDLAKKNYDHALRLQPDFAQALVNRCDLYRVLNKIDSAIMDGNRAVKLKPGDADAHMNRGIAFSIAEKNDSAFTDFMIAIRQNPANARAYNNLGNLYMIKEQPDSAIVNYNLALRYDPAFFDVLNNRGLAYLKTGNYPQAVADLSAAIANNPNVPNNYYFRMQALEKLQRYKEATADAQQVLKLGIQLPEGYLQQLIAASEGQ; via the coding sequence ATGACATCATTGATTGACTATTTTGAGATAGCTTCTGCTTACTTTTCCGGTCTCGATTATTTTTGCTACATGAGTTCATCTAAGAAAAGCAGGAGTAAAAAATTTCCTGCACAACAAACTAACATTGCTGCAAAAAAAGATGCCCCTCCTGCGCGCAGCAACCGGGCCTTGCTGCCGGTGGCTTTGATATTGCTGCTGACGGTTATAGTATATGCGCCTTCTCTTAATAACAAATGGACGAATTGGGACGATGAAGGCTATGTGCTGAAGAATGAAATAGTAACAGGATTCGACATCAGCCGCATCATGACCGAACAGGTGATGGGTAACTATCACCCGGTAACGGTGCTCGTGCAAGCCATCGAGTATGCTTTTTTTCAGGATGATGCGCAGGGCTTTCATGTCATCAGCTTATTGCTGCATCTGTTGAATGCATTGCTATTGTTTTTTCTTGTACAGCGGCTTTCGAAAAATGACATTGCGGCATTCATCTGCTCACTGCTGTTCGCTATTCATCCTGCGCATGTGGAGTCGGTTGCATGGGTGAGTGCACAGAAAGACCTGCTGTATACCTGCTTCTATTTTGCCGCATTGCTCTGTTATATTGGTTATAAGAATGACAGGCGGAAGCGTCTTCTGTATGTACTCCTGTTGCTTTTCTTCCTGCTGTCGCTGCTGTCAAAGGCGCAGGCTGTCACCCTTCCGGTGATCATGCTGCTGGTGGATTGGTACCGGAAGGAGAAGTTCACCGGCAAGTTGTTGCTGGAAAAACTCCCGCTGTTTGTTTTGTCGCTGTTGTTTGGGGTGATGGCCATCTATGCGCAGCGGGCTTCCGACTCCATTCAGGATATCACATTATATACTTTTCCTGAAAGGCTGATGTTTTCCGCTTATGCCATCGTAAGCTACCTGTACAGATTAGTATGGCCGGTTTATCTTTCGGCATACTATCCGTACCCGGAAGAAAGCAACCATGCATTTCCGGCAATGGTGTATGCCGCACCCGTTATTGTGCTGCTGATCGCATTGCCGGTTGCCTGGTTCAGGAAACAAGCCGGCTGGCTTGTTTTTGGTTTGCTTTTTTTCCTGGTGAATATATTCCTCGTCTTGCAGTTGTTGCCGGTGGGTGGTGCGATTACTGCTGACCGTTACACGTACCTTTCCTTTACAGGATTGTTTTTTGCCATCGCCATGTTTACTTCCCTTACGTGGCAACAACAGCTTCGTCATACTGCTGTCATCAGGTGGCCGCTGATGATTTGTGTATCCGGTTGGATGCTTTTTCTTGCATATACCTGCAGCACTCGCACGGCTGTATGGTACAGCAGTGAACAGCTATGGACAGATGTGATAGCCAAATTTCCACGGGTGCCTATTGCATATAACGACCTGGGTTCTTATTACCAGAAAAAAAATCAGCTCGATCTTGCCAAGAAAAACTATGATCATGCGCTGCGACTTCAACCGGATTTTGCGCAGGCACTGGTGAACCGCTGCGACCTGTACCGGGTGCTCAACAAAATTGATTCGGCCATCATGGATGGTAATCGCGCAGTGAAACTTAAGCCGGGTGATGCTGATGCGCACATGAATCGTGGCATCGCTTTCAGCATTGCGGAGAAAAATGACAGCGCCTTCACCGATTTTATGATTGCCATCCGCCAAAATCCTGCTAATGCACGGGCATATAATAACCTCGGCAACCTGTACATGATTAAAGAGCAGCCTGATTCCGCCATCGTCAATTACAACCTCGCCCTGCGATATGACCCTGCTTTTTTTGATGTGCTGAACAATCGCGGGCTGGCTTACCTGAAGACTGGCAATTATCCTCAAGCCGTGGCAGATCTTTCGGCGGCCATCGCCAACAACCCCAATGTGCCCAATAACTATTACTTCAGGATGCAGGCGCTGGAAAAGCTGCAACGGTATAAGGAAGCGACTGCCGATGCACAGCAGGTGTTGAAGCTGGGTATTCAGTTGCCGGAAGGTTACCTGCAACAACTGATTGCCGCAAGCGAAGGGCAGTGA
- a CDS encoding histidine kinase: MIRFYNIVIICLLLQMVYLPVSGQTPIWRQYEPGSSYQPVTINRITQDPYGRMWLGTTKGLFSFDGADFNSIAFRDSSSQNITAVFCDSQFVYMGFEDGKLMHRSLKVWNKEFSIDESLPASIVSIQVDRAGTVWIATYGSGLYIRQNGILHHVTTAEGLPDNQIYTMILSADGTIWLGTDGGLTRCTLSDGKPLLINYSIKEGLPEEIVRSLAVDEFNNVWIGTQDHGISVFKISQNKLDIPSFSRDWDNGPVTSLAIKDHNRLLIGTMGRGLVSISLHDSYHPIFYNQETGYDNIKATDITIDSEGNFWVVSPTRGLDQFPALFEWVTPENIELKKPVQAVFYDSDASLWYATIDGLFRTQFDSTGNSITEKIKLTAGAAQPVITSVFEDYHHHLWVGTFDDGVFLRPAGKKAFLRVMQQDGLANDNVLSVSGDMINVWIATLGGVTRCNIQMDIESKGDLILQNFTSESGLHSNYLYQTYIDTKGRVWFATDGNGLIVYDNGNFRSFEKADNLAINTVYSITEDPYGNIWFSTPTSGLFRYNGKSFTNFGLKSGLSDLSITGITTDANGDIVVIENDAVDIVEHKASQVRRYRTRQIFENIAPNLNAFCRDQFGNIWIATKKGILKYYSPALDYSHEAQVEIRQVMVYLEPVNINLVNKFKHNQNHIAFDFQAFWNSDPSQLRYRYMLKGHDLDWVRTKDERAIYPGLPPGTYTFQIQSTIHHNFDDAPTATYTFTIEAPFWTTWWFITGCVIAAAFLVNFLIKERDRRREKEEKLKRERIEFQFENLKSQINPHFLFNSFNTLATLVEEDQAVALSYIDHLSDFYRSLLSYKDIDLITIEKELELTENYVFLLKQRHGDRLIVQMNIPESLLQKKIPPLTLQLLIENAVKHNVASEEQPLEVQVYSLENKRICVRNKIQTKKDVISTGFGLHNIKARCELLGGKDFQVSQTNGYFQVCVPVFSE; this comes from the coding sequence TTGATCCGCTTTTATAACATTGTAATTATTTGCCTGCTGCTGCAAATGGTTTACTTGCCGGTCAGCGGGCAAACGCCTATATGGCGGCAATATGAACCTGGATCATCTTATCAGCCTGTCACCATCAACAGGATTACACAGGATCCATATGGCAGAATGTGGCTGGGCACCACAAAAGGGCTCTTCAGTTTCGACGGCGCCGATTTTAACTCTATTGCCTTCCGCGACAGTTCCTCTCAGAACATCACCGCCGTGTTCTGCGACAGTCAGTTTGTTTATATGGGATTTGAAGACGGCAAACTGATGCACCGGTCGCTGAAAGTATGGAACAAGGAATTTTCCATTGATGAATCCCTGCCGGCGTCTATCGTCAGCATACAGGTTGACCGGGCCGGCACTGTATGGATAGCCACCTATGGCAGCGGATTGTATATCAGGCAGAATGGCATTCTTCACCATGTAACCACCGCTGAAGGACTGCCGGACAATCAGATCTATACTATGATTTTATCAGCGGATGGAACGATATGGCTGGGCACTGATGGCGGCCTCACGAGGTGTACCTTATCGGATGGAAAGCCGCTGCTGATCAATTACAGTATTAAGGAAGGATTGCCGGAAGAGATTGTACGGTCACTTGCTGTAGATGAATTCAATAATGTATGGATAGGCACACAGGACCATGGCATCTCCGTATTTAAAATATCCCAGAATAAATTAGATATTCCTTCCTTCAGCCGCGACTGGGATAATGGCCCCGTAACTTCATTAGCTATTAAGGATCATAACCGGTTGCTGATTGGCACTATGGGAAGGGGATTGGTGAGTATTTCTTTGCATGACAGCTATCATCCGATTTTTTATAACCAGGAAACCGGTTACGATAATATTAAGGCAACTGACATTACGATCGACAGTGAAGGTAACTTCTGGGTCGTTTCACCCACGAGAGGCCTTGATCAGTTTCCTGCACTCTTTGAATGGGTTACACCGGAAAATATAGAATTGAAAAAGCCGGTGCAGGCAGTCTTTTACGACAGCGATGCTTCACTCTGGTATGCTACCATAGATGGTTTGTTCAGAACGCAGTTTGACTCAACCGGCAACAGCATTACTGAAAAAATCAAACTTACCGCCGGCGCGGCACAGCCGGTCATCACCTCAGTGTTTGAGGATTATCATCATCATCTATGGGTCGGCACTTTTGATGATGGCGTTTTTTTAAGACCAGCCGGCAAAAAAGCTTTTTTAAGGGTGATGCAACAGGATGGACTCGCAAACGATAATGTCTTATCCGTCAGCGGCGATATGATTAACGTGTGGATTGCCACACTGGGAGGCGTTACACGTTGCAATATTCAAATGGATATTGAAAGCAAAGGCGATCTCATACTGCAGAACTTCACGAGTGAAAGCGGTCTGCACAGCAACTACCTCTATCAGACCTATATTGATACAAAAGGAAGGGTTTGGTTTGCCACAGATGGCAATGGACTGATCGTATATGACAATGGAAATTTCAGGTCATTTGAAAAGGCAGACAATCTTGCCATTAATACAGTCTATTCCATTACAGAAGATCCATACGGTAATATCTGGTTCAGTACACCCACAAGCGGATTGTTCAGGTATAATGGCAAGTCCTTCACCAATTTCGGTTTAAAGTCGGGACTCAGCGATTTATCCATCACCGGCATTACGACAGATGCCAACGGCGATATTGTAGTGATAGAAAACGATGCCGTGGACATCGTGGAACATAAAGCCAGCCAGGTGAGGCGTTACCGGACAAGGCAAATATTTGAAAACATAGCTCCCAACCTAAATGCCTTCTGCCGTGATCAGTTTGGTAATATCTGGATAGCCACCAAAAAAGGAATACTGAAATACTATTCACCGGCACTCGATTATTCTCATGAGGCGCAGGTGGAAATCAGGCAAGTAATGGTGTACCTGGAACCTGTCAATATTAACCTCGTCAATAAGTTCAAACATAATCAGAATCACATCGCATTTGATTTCCAGGCATTCTGGAATTCTGATCCTTCACAGCTTCGATACCGGTACATGCTCAAAGGCCATGACCTCGACTGGGTGCGCACAAAAGATGAACGGGCCATCTATCCGGGATTGCCGCCGGGAACTTATACGTTTCAGATACAATCCACCATTCATCATAATTTCGATGATGCACCGACTGCCACCTACACCTTTACGATTGAAGCGCCCTTCTGGACCACCTGGTGGTTTATTACCGGTTGCGTTATCGCCGCAGCGTTCCTGGTCAATTTCCTGATTAAAGAACGTGACCGGCGCCGTGAGAAGGAAGAAAAATTAAAGCGCGAGCGAATCGAGTTTCAGTTCGAAAACCTGAAATCGCAGATCAATCCGCATTTTCTCTTCAACAGTTTCAACACACTTGCTACACTGGTGGAGGAAGATCAGGCCGTCGCCCTGTCGTATATTGATCACCTTTCCGATTTTTACCGCAGTTTGCTATCCTATAAAGACATTGACCTTATCACTATTGAAAAAGAACTTGAACTGACGGAGAACTATGTATTCCTGCTGAAGCAGCGCCATGGTGACCGCTTAATTGTGCAGATGAATATTCCTGAAAGCCTCCTGCAGAAAAAAATTCCGCCGCTTACGTTGCAGTTGCTGATCGAAAATGCAGTGAAGCACAATGTGGCATCCGAAGAACAGCCGCTGGAAGTGCAGGTTTATTCACTGGAAAATAAACGTATTTGCGTCCGCAATAAAATACAGACAAAAAAAGATGTCATCTCCACCGGTTTTGGATTACACAATATAAAGGCGCGTTGTGAACTGCTCGGTGGCAAGGATTTCCAGGTATCACAAACCAACGGATACTTCCAGGTTTGTGTGCCGGTGTTCAGCGAATGA
- the purD gene encoding phosphoribosylamine--glycine ligase, giving the protein MNILLLGSGGREHALAYKISQSSHCDKLFIAPGNPGTEKHGENVPIASTDFPAIEQFVLANKVQMIVVGPEEPLVKGISDYFESSQLVGNIPVIGPGSEGAQLEGSKDFSKAFMYRHNIPTAGYATFTAANMKNAVAYLQSHSTPIVLKADGLAAGKGVVICATREAAISELEEILHGKFGAAGNMVVIEEFLDGIEMSVFVLTDGKHYKLLPTAKDYKRIGEGDTGLNTGGMGAVSPVPFADDRLMKKIEERIIQPTITGLQKEKIIYKGFIYFGLMIVNDEPWVIEYNCRLGDPETEAVIPRLKSDLVELFLGVANENLDEKHIEILPYAAATVVLASGGYPEAYEKGKLIENLGLTTESLVFHAGTRKRTNGDIESNGGRVIAVTAFARKLTDAVKIANRNAAIISFEGKYFRKDIGKDVM; this is encoded by the coding sequence ATGAATATTCTTTTGCTCGGCAGTGGTGGCCGCGAGCATGCATTGGCGTATAAAATTTCGCAGAGTTCGCATTGTGATAAATTATTTATTGCACCGGGAAATCCGGGCACGGAAAAACATGGCGAAAATGTGCCAATCGCATCCACGGATTTTCCGGCCATTGAGCAGTTTGTGCTGGCCAATAAGGTGCAGATGATTGTGGTAGGCCCGGAAGAGCCATTGGTAAAAGGCATCAGCGATTATTTTGAATCAAGTCAGCTGGTCGGAAATATTCCTGTAATTGGTCCGGGTAGCGAAGGAGCACAACTGGAGGGCAGCAAGGATTTTTCCAAAGCGTTTATGTACCGTCACAACATCCCGACGGCAGGTTATGCAACCTTTACGGCCGCAAACATGAAGAATGCCGTAGCTTATCTGCAAAGTCATTCCACCCCAATAGTATTGAAGGCCGATGGACTGGCAGCTGGCAAAGGAGTAGTGATTTGTGCGACACGCGAAGCAGCAATATCGGAACTGGAGGAAATACTGCATGGTAAGTTTGGTGCCGCAGGCAATATGGTAGTGATTGAAGAATTCCTGGATGGCATAGAGATGAGTGTTTTCGTATTGACTGATGGAAAGCATTATAAACTGCTGCCAACGGCAAAGGATTATAAACGGATAGGAGAAGGCGATACCGGTCTTAACACCGGTGGCATGGGTGCCGTTTCGCCTGTACCATTTGCCGATGACCGGCTTATGAAAAAAATTGAAGAGCGGATCATTCAGCCGACGATTACCGGATTGCAAAAGGAAAAAATCATTTACAAGGGTTTCATCTATTTCGGGCTCATGATTGTGAACGATGAGCCCTGGGTGATCGAATACAATTGCCGGTTGGGAGACCCGGAAACCGAGGCCGTTATTCCACGATTGAAGAGTGATCTCGTTGAACTCTTCCTTGGCGTTGCCAATGAAAACCTGGATGAAAAGCACATCGAGATATTGCCTTATGCGGCGGCAACTGTTGTGCTGGCATCCGGCGGTTATCCGGAAGCATATGAAAAAGGCAAGCTGATTGAAAACCTTGGATTAACCACAGAAAGCCTCGTCTTTCACGCAGGTACCCGTAAACGCACAAATGGTGATATTGAATCAAACGGCGGTCGGGTGATAGCCGTAACAGCATTTGCAAGAAAGCTCACTGATGCTGTAAAGATTGCCAATCGCAATGCAGCCATCATATCATTTGAAGGAAAGTACTTCAGGAAGGACATTGGAAAAGATGTGATGTAA